A single region of the Oenococcus kitaharae DSM 17330 genome encodes:
- a CDS encoding MarR family winged helix-turn-helix transcriptional regulator has translation MSDQDFTLERQILKLGHQLIAWRSVDLKKHQLTSNQSETLFYFRAHPDADIVDLKNYLKISHQAACRMIERLKSKSLLQTGISSADKRVKQVYLTEKGRQLCHELQINGSQAGRTILNRLNDQQKQELADLLNKISDQS, from the coding sequence TTGTCAGACCAGGACTTTACACTTGAACGCCAAATTTTAAAACTGGGTCATCAGCTGATTGCTTGGCGCAGCGTCGACCTCAAAAAGCATCAGTTGACGTCCAACCAATCAGAGACTTTGTTTTACTTTCGTGCACATCCGGATGCGGATATTGTTGATCTAAAAAATTATCTCAAAATCAGTCATCAGGCTGCATGCCGAATGATTGAGCGCCTAAAAAGCAAATCTTTGCTTCAGACAGGTATTTCAAGCGCAGATAAGCGTGTCAAACAAGTTTATCTGACAGAAAAAGGCCGCCAGCTGTGTCATGAATTGCAGATAAACGGCAGCCAGGCCGGCCGGACAATTTTAAATCGGCTCAATGACCAGCAAAAGCAGGAGCTCGCTGATTTATTAAATAAAATCAGCGATCAATCATAA